The Microbispora sp. ZYX-F-249 genome includes a window with the following:
- a CDS encoding MFS transporter: protein MPNLSVAPPNRTQLRRAVTSSFLGSVIEYYDFLLYATASAVVFNKVFFSSLDSLAATVASFGTFATGYLARPLGGVIFGHYGDRLGRKRMLVLTMTLMGVASFLIGLLPTYAQIGSLAPIALVVLRILQGVAVGGEWGGAVLMSAEHATSRRGLWASFTNAGAPFGMVLSTAALTGTAAVMDEQAFLSWGWRVPFLISIVLVAVGLFVRLRVEETPVFEAARERAPRMPLLEVLRDHPKTLLLGVGVGLSAFVAQGTLTTYLIAYGVRAGFARQAVLNALTLSSALAVLGIVGWSAVSDRVGRRPVVLAGAVLMAVFGFVLFPMVDSGSTAVLAVALVLGQAVIHPLMFGPLAALYSELFTTGSRYTGASLGYQIAGLGAGLAPLLFAQLDASTGGGTTTISVIIAACCLLTVACVLALRETSRHDLTSVAPVAPSGQVADTAKPSSA, encoded by the coding sequence ATGCCGAACCTGTCAGTCGCACCCCCCAACCGGACACAGCTCCGGCGCGCGGTGACCTCCAGCTTCCTGGGCAGCGTCATCGAGTATTACGACTTCCTGCTCTACGCCACGGCCTCGGCCGTCGTCTTCAACAAGGTCTTCTTCTCCTCCCTCGACTCGCTCGCGGCGACGGTCGCCAGCTTCGGCACGTTCGCCACGGGCTACCTGGCCAGGCCGCTCGGCGGAGTGATCTTCGGTCACTACGGCGACCGGCTGGGGCGCAAGCGCATGCTCGTGCTGACGATGACCCTGATGGGTGTCGCCAGCTTCCTCATCGGCCTGCTTCCCACCTACGCGCAGATCGGCAGCCTCGCGCCCATCGCGCTGGTCGTGCTGCGGATCCTGCAGGGCGTGGCCGTCGGCGGCGAGTGGGGCGGCGCGGTCCTCATGTCCGCCGAGCACGCGACCAGCAGGCGCGGCCTGTGGGCGAGCTTCACCAACGCCGGGGCCCCCTTCGGCATGGTGCTGTCCACGGCGGCGCTCACCGGCACGGCCGCCGTCATGGACGAGCAGGCGTTCCTGAGCTGGGGCTGGCGGGTGCCGTTCCTGATCAGCATCGTGCTGGTGGCGGTCGGCCTGTTCGTCCGGCTGCGGGTCGAGGAGACACCGGTGTTCGAGGCCGCCAGGGAGCGGGCGCCCCGGATGCCGCTGCTGGAGGTGCTCCGCGACCACCCGAAGACCCTCCTGCTCGGGGTCGGCGTCGGGCTGTCGGCCTTCGTGGCCCAGGGCACGCTCACCACCTACCTCATCGCGTACGGCGTGCGCGCCGGCTTCGCCCGGCAGGCGGTGCTCAACGCGCTCACGCTCTCGTCCGCGCTGGCCGTCCTGGGCATCGTCGGCTGGTCGGCGGTGTCCGACCGGGTCGGACGCCGCCCGGTCGTGCTGGCGGGCGCGGTGCTCATGGCGGTGTTCGGCTTCGTGCTCTTCCCGATGGTGGACTCCGGCAGCACGGCCGTGCTCGCCGTCGCGCTCGTGCTCGGCCAGGCCGTCATCCACCCGCTGATGTTCGGCCCGCTGGCGGCGTTGTACTCCGAGCTGTTCACCACCGGGAGCCGCTACACGGGCGCCTCGCTCGGCTACCAGATCGCCGGGCTCGGCGCCGGCCTGGCGCCGCTGCTGTTCGCCCAGCTCGACGCGTCGACCGGCGGCGGGACGACGACGATCTCAGTGATCATCGCCGCGTGCTGCCTGCTGACCGTGGCCTGCGTCCTGGCGCTGCGCGAGACCAGCCGCCACGACCTGACCTCGGTCGCCCCGGTGGCGCCGTCGGGTCAGGTCGCCGACACGGCGAAACCGTCCTCCGCCTGA
- a CDS encoding acyl-CoA synthetase has translation MRNAGLGGWPARRAQMSPGRTAFVFEDRSLSYAEVHERTTRLASRLREAGVRAGDRVAYLGPNHVAFAETMFAAHVLGAIFVPLNFRLAAPEIAYMLADSGAAVLVYAPECAAVVREIPGPPGPHTVVALESPAEGERHYETWLSQGDPTPIDVAVTLDDVALILYTSGTTGRPKGAMLTHANLAWNCFHMLIGVDVAGTEVTLISAPLFHVAALNQTLLPTFLKGGTSVIMPFWDVDRCYDLIEKHRVTWMFGVTAMFAAFARSPRWPHADLSSLRTLMSGGAAIPVALIRAYQERGLVFCQGYGMTETAPGATFLEAGESVRKVGSAGVPVFFADVRVVRPDLTPVAPGEPGEVLVRGPNVTPGYWRNPEASAAALTEDGWFRSGDIATLDDEGHLHIVDRVKDMYISGGENVYPAEVESVLFEHPAVAEAAVVGVPDERWGEVGRAFVVPRPGAAVTPGELRGFLRPRLAKYKIPVYVDVVGALPKTGSGKIRKPDLRRRPLPAAPEE, from the coding sequence ATGCGCAACGCAGGACTGGGAGGCTGGCCGGCGCGCCGGGCCCAGATGAGCCCGGGCCGCACCGCGTTCGTGTTCGAGGACCGGTCGCTCAGCTACGCGGAGGTCCACGAGCGGACGACGAGACTCGCGTCGCGGCTGCGCGAGGCGGGTGTGCGGGCGGGGGACCGGGTCGCCTACCTGGGGCCCAACCACGTCGCCTTCGCCGAGACCATGTTCGCCGCCCACGTGCTCGGCGCGATCTTCGTGCCGCTGAACTTCCGGCTGGCCGCGCCCGAGATCGCGTACATGCTGGCGGACTCGGGCGCGGCGGTCCTCGTCTACGCGCCGGAGTGCGCGGCCGTGGTCCGCGAGATCCCCGGCCCGCCGGGCCCGCACACGGTCGTCGCGCTGGAGTCGCCCGCGGAGGGGGAGCGGCACTACGAGACCTGGCTGTCGCAGGGCGACCCCACGCCGATCGACGTCGCGGTGACGCTCGACGACGTCGCCCTCATCCTCTACACCTCCGGCACCACCGGACGGCCCAAGGGCGCCATGCTGACCCACGCCAACCTCGCGTGGAACTGCTTCCACATGCTGATCGGCGTGGACGTGGCGGGCACCGAGGTCACGCTGATCAGCGCGCCGCTGTTCCACGTGGCGGCCCTGAACCAGACGCTGCTGCCGACCTTCCTCAAGGGCGGCACCTCGGTGATCATGCCGTTCTGGGACGTCGACCGGTGCTACGACCTCATCGAGAAGCACCGGGTCACCTGGATGTTCGGGGTCACCGCGATGTTCGCGGCGTTCGCGCGGTCGCCGCGCTGGCCGCACGCCGACCTGTCCTCGCTGCGCACCCTCATGTCCGGGGGAGCGGCCATCCCGGTCGCGTTGATCCGCGCCTACCAGGAGCGGGGCCTGGTCTTCTGCCAGGGCTACGGGATGACCGAGACCGCGCCGGGCGCGACCTTCCTGGAGGCGGGCGAGAGCGTGCGCAAGGTGGGCTCGGCCGGGGTGCCGGTCTTCTTCGCCGACGTGCGCGTGGTCCGGCCCGACCTCACCCCCGTCGCGCCCGGCGAGCCGGGCGAGGTGCTCGTCCGGGGGCCGAACGTGACCCCCGGCTACTGGCGGAACCCGGAGGCGAGCGCCGCCGCGCTCACCGAGGACGGCTGGTTCCGCTCCGGCGACATCGCCACCCTGGACGACGAGGGTCACCTCCACATCGTCGACCGGGTGAAGGACATGTACATCTCCGGCGGTGAGAACGTCTATCCGGCGGAGGTCGAGAGCGTGCTCTTCGAGCACCCCGCCGTGGCGGAGGCCGCCGTGGTCGGGGTGCCGGACGAGCGGTGGGGCGAGGTCGGCCGCGCCTTCGTCGTGCCGCGCCCCGGCGCCGCCGTCACCCCCGGCGAGCTGCGGGGCTTCCTCCGCCCGCGGCTCGCGAAGTACAAGATCCCGGTCTACGTCGACGTCGTCGGCGCGCTGCCTAAGACCGGCTCCGGCAAGATCCGCAAACCCGACCTGCGCAGGCGGCCCCTGCCCGCCGCCCCCGAGGAGTGA
- a CDS encoding aromatic ring-hydroxylating dioxygenase subunit alpha: MIVTEFARNQWYVAAYGHEVGRRQLGRTVLNEPILLWRTEDGRAVAMADRCVHRRFPLSESPSHLVGDRVVCGYHGFTYGPDGVCVAVPAQQRIPRTARLRTYPVVEQDSFVWVWIGDREPGDTLPPRAPWLVSPDYATVCGMEPLNARYGLLVDNLLDLSHETYLHGGYIGTPEVAETPITTEVDEDAGIVYVSRHMDDAACPPFYAESTGIKGRITRWQDIEYHPPCLYLLHSRVAPVGSPPPAADGTDPHAFHVEVVYAITPSTENSTYDFWAVARDFALDDEKVSDFLRDSNRTVVLQDVAALDTLEQVLAREPDRYQELSVNIDTGGLAARRLLAKMAQAGAVRPEAAAR; this comes from the coding sequence GTGATCGTCACCGAATTCGCGCGCAACCAGTGGTACGTGGCCGCCTACGGCCACGAGGTGGGCCGGCGTCAGCTCGGCCGTACCGTCCTGAACGAGCCGATCCTGCTCTGGCGCACCGAGGACGGGCGGGCCGTGGCGATGGCCGACCGCTGCGTGCACCGCCGGTTCCCGCTGTCCGAATCGCCCAGTCACCTGGTGGGCGACCGCGTCGTGTGCGGCTACCACGGCTTCACCTACGGTCCGGACGGCGTCTGCGTCGCCGTGCCCGCGCAGCAGCGGATCCCGCGCACCGCGCGGCTGCGCACCTACCCCGTGGTGGAGCAGGACTCGTTCGTCTGGGTGTGGATCGGGGACCGCGAGCCGGGCGACACGCTGCCGCCGCGCGCTCCCTGGCTGGTCTCGCCCGACTACGCCACGGTGTGCGGGATGGAGCCGCTGAACGCGCGGTACGGCCTGCTCGTGGACAACCTCCTCGACCTGTCCCACGAGACGTACCTGCACGGCGGGTACATCGGCACCCCCGAGGTGGCCGAGACCCCGATCACCACCGAGGTCGACGAGGACGCGGGGATCGTCTACGTCAGCCGCCACATGGACGACGCGGCCTGCCCGCCGTTCTACGCCGAGTCGACCGGCATCAAGGGCCGCATCACCCGCTGGCAGGACATCGAGTATCACCCGCCGTGCCTGTACCTGCTGCACAGCCGGGTCGCCCCGGTCGGGTCGCCCCCGCCCGCCGCCGACGGCACCGACCCGCACGCCTTCCACGTCGAGGTCGTGTACGCGATCACTCCGTCGACGGAGAACAGCACCTACGACTTCTGGGCGGTGGCGCGCGACTTCGCGCTCGACGACGAGAAGGTCTCCGACTTCCTGCGGGACAGCAACCGCACCGTCGTGCTGCAGGACGTGGCCGCGCTCGACACGCTGGAGCAGGTCCTCGCCCGGGAGCCGGACCGCTACCAGGAGCTGTCGGTGAACATCGACACCGGCGGCCTGGCCGCCCGCCGCCTGCTCGCCAAGATGGCCCAGGCCGGGGCCGTGCGACCGGAGGCCGCCGCCCGATGA
- a CDS encoding PDR/VanB family oxidoreductase, giving the protein MPVTEPELDLKVAGRTIAAEGVVLLRLVRPDGGPLPPWTPGAHVDLLLAPGLVRQYSLCGDPADPSAFQVAVLREPAGRGGSAYVHDRVAEGDTIRVRGPRNRFALAESSRYLFVAGGIGVTPILPMVEEAARRGADWRLVYGGRTRASMAFADRLARDHPGRVELCPQDETGLLDLDALLGVPRAGTLVYCCGPEPLLAAAKERCASWPEGALRVERFAPAATDEAGPSAAFEVELALTGTTLTVPEDRSILEVVEEAGVAVLSSCREGTCGTCETVVLDGVPDHRDHLLTEQERAAGDVMFVCVSRARSPRLVLEL; this is encoded by the coding sequence ATGCCCGTCACCGAACCGGAGCTCGACCTGAAGGTGGCGGGCAGGACGATCGCCGCCGAGGGCGTCGTCCTCCTGCGTCTGGTCCGTCCCGACGGCGGCCCGCTGCCGCCCTGGACGCCGGGCGCCCACGTCGACCTGCTGCTCGCCCCGGGACTGGTCAGGCAGTACTCGCTGTGCGGCGATCCCGCCGACCCCTCCGCCTTCCAGGTGGCGGTGCTGCGGGAGCCCGCCGGGCGGGGCGGCTCCGCGTACGTGCACGACCGGGTCGCGGAGGGCGACACGATCCGGGTGCGCGGTCCCCGCAACCGTTTCGCCCTCGCCGAGTCATCCCGCTACCTGTTCGTCGCCGGAGGCATCGGCGTCACCCCGATCCTGCCCATGGTCGAGGAGGCGGCGCGGCGCGGAGCCGACTGGCGGCTGGTGTACGGCGGGCGCACCCGGGCCTCGATGGCGTTCGCCGACCGGCTCGCGCGGGACCACCCCGGCAGGGTGGAGCTGTGCCCGCAGGACGAGACCGGCCTGCTCGACCTCGACGCGCTGCTCGGCGTCCCCCGCGCCGGCACCCTCGTCTACTGCTGCGGTCCCGAGCCGCTGCTGGCGGCGGCCAAGGAGCGGTGCGCCTCCTGGCCCGAGGGCGCGCTGCGGGTCGAGCGCTTCGCGCCCGCGGCCACGGACGAGGCCGGGCCTTCGGCCGCGTTCGAGGTGGAGCTGGCCCTGACCGGCACGACGCTGACCGTGCCGGAGGACCGCTCGATCCTGGAGGTGGTGGAGGAGGCCGGGGTCGCGGTGCTGTCCTCCTGCCGCGAGGGCACCTGCGGCACCTGCGAGACCGTCGTGCTCGACGGCGTCCCCGACCACCGCGACCACCTGCTCACCGAGCAGGAGCGCGCGGCCGGGGACGTCATGTTCGTCTGCGTGTCGCGGGCGCGATCTCCCCGCCTCGTCCTCGAGCTCTGA